The Syngnathus typhle isolate RoL2023-S1 ecotype Sweden linkage group LG16, RoL_Styp_1.0, whole genome shotgun sequence genome includes a region encoding these proteins:
- the gskip gene encoding GSK3-beta interaction protein, producing the protein MEVDCQPEDPMVSAFEDECVELCDVKDMRLEADAVVNDVLFAVAQMHVSKNLNNSSDVAYINVETREGNRYCLELTEAGLRVVGYAFNEVDEDLSTQYHETVYSLLDNLSPGYREAFGNALLQRLESLKQNGQ; encoded by the exons ATGGAAGTAGACTGCCAGCCCGAGGACCCCATGGTGTCCGCCTTCGAAGACGAATGTGTAGAGCTGTGCGACGTCAAGGACATGAGACTGGAGGCGGATGCCGTGGTCAACGACGTCCTTTTCGCTGTGGCCCAAATGCACGTGTCCAAAAACCTCAACAATTCATCCGACGTGGCTTATATCAATGTGGAGACTAGAGAGGGAAACCGCTATTGTTTGGAGCTCACAGAAGCAGGACTAAGA GTGGTGGGCTACGCTTTTAACGAAGTGGACGAGGACCTGAGTACTCAGTACCATGAGACAGTTTATTCACTTCTGGACAACTTGAGTCCAGGCTACAGGGAAGCCTTTGGGAATGCTTTGCTGCAGCGGCTTGAAAGTCTCAAACAAAATGGACAGTGA